In one Carettochelys insculpta isolate YL-2023 chromosome 6, ASM3395843v1, whole genome shotgun sequence genomic region, the following are encoded:
- the LOC142015064 gene encoding zinc finger TRAF-type-containing protein 1-A — translation MCAGCFIHLLADARLKEEQATCPNCRCEISKSLCCRNLAVEKAVSELPSECGFCMRQFPRSLLERHQKEECQDRVTQCIYKHIGCPWQGPYHKLTVHETECTHPTKTGNELMEILDEMDQTNKKEMQLYNSIFSLLSFEKIGYTEVQFRPYRTDDFIIRLYYEMPKFTVLNQTWVLKARVNDSERNPNLSCKRTLFFQLILKSKISSPMECSFLLLKGPYDDVKINPVIYHFVFTNENNETEYVPLPIIDSVECNKLLAAKNINLRLSILQIQK, via the coding sequence ATGTGCGCTGGCTGTTTTATCCACCTACTagcagatgcccggctgaaggAGGAACAGGCTACGTGCCCCAACTGTCGCTGTGAAATCAGTAAGAGCCTGTGCTGCCGAAACCTGGCTGTGGAAAAAGCTGTGAGCGAGCTGCCCTCAGAGTGTGGCTTCTGCATGCGGCAGTTCCCTCGCTCCCTTCTGGAGAGACACCAGAAAGAGGAGTGCCAGGACAGGGTGACCCAGTGCATATACAAGCACATCGGGTGCCCCTGGCAGGGGCCGTACCACAAGCTGACCGTTCACGAAACGGAGTGCACGCACCCCACAAAGACTGGGAATGAGCTGATGGAGATTCTGGATGAAATGGACCAAACCAATAAAAAAGAAATGCAGCTGTacaacagcatcttcagcctgcTCAGCTTTGAGAAGATTGGCTATACAGAAGTTCAGTTCCGTCCCTACCGCACGGATGACTTCATCATACGCCTGTACTACGAGATGCCCAAGTTCACCGTGCTCAACCAGACCTGGGTGTTAAAGGCCCGAGTCAATGACTCGGAGCGCAACCCCAACCTGTCCTGTAAACGCACCCTCTTCTTCCAGCTCATTCTGAAAAGCAAGATCAGCTCACCCATGGAGTGCTCCTTCCTGCTCCTGAAGGGGCCCTACGACGACGTGAAAATCAACCCCGTGATCTATCACTTCGTCTTCACCAATGAGAACAATGAGACGGAGTACGTGCCGCTGCCCATCATCGACTCTGTGGAATGTAACAAACTGCTGGCAGCCAAGAACATCAACCTGCGGCTTTCTATATTACAGATACAGAAATAG